In the Zestosphaera sp. genome, one interval contains:
- a CDS encoding metal-dependent hydrolase gives MDWRGHLGFNLLVTSTLFYLINLSGVEINRILIASSVLSSLPDIDLRLELPHRKITHNIFFGLIISLTAGYIASYLGFSFEVVTFSFLIAFITHLLGDLLTKMPFRPLYPLVKTPVALRLFRSSSNIINTLFLILGVAAYYVYVNKYGFSI, from the coding sequence TTGGATTGGAGAGGACACCTGGGTTTTAACCTCCTCGTTACGTCAACTCTTTTCTACTTGATAAATTTATCGGGAGTAGAGATTAACAGGATCTTGATTGCTTCCTCAGTTCTTTCTTCTTTGCCAGACATAGACTTGAGACTTGAGCTACCACATAGAAAAATAACTCACAATATCTTCTTCGGCTTAATTATTTCCCTGACGGCTGGCTACATAGCAAGCTACTTAGGTTTTAGCTTCGAGGTAGTAACTTTCTCGTTTTTAATTGCTTTCATAACACACCTGCTAGGCGATTTACTAACTAAAATGCCTTTCAGGCCTTTATATCCTCTCGTCAAGACGCCAGTGGCTCTCAGACTATTCAGGTCTAGTAGTAACATAATCAACACATTATTTCTTATTTTGGGTGTCGCGGCGTATTACGTGTACGTTAACAAGTATGGTTTCTCTATATGA